One genomic segment of bacterium includes these proteins:
- a CDS encoding helix-turn-helix transcriptional regulator, translating into MRIADQIERIIQENLHNVSFGVEMLADLLHISPSFLRELTHEHFAFSPHRLIEKRRIERAILLWPQYPYLHQLARAVGFQSVRTFRRAFRIHMGMTPSEYQKRRLCCDYKTAAL; encoded by the coding sequence ATGAGAATCGCGGACCAGATCGAACGGATCATCCAGGAAAATCTGCACAATGTTAGTTTCGGCGTGGAAATGCTGGCAGATTTGCTGCATATTTCTCCTTCTTTTTTGCGTGAACTGACCCACGAACATTTCGCATTTTCGCCGCACCGACTGATAGAGAAAAGGCGGATTGAACGGGCCATCCTGCTGTGGCCGCAGTATCCCTACCTGCACCAGCTGGCCAGAGCGGTGGGCTTTCAATCCGTGCGAACCTTCCGCCGCGCTTTCCGCATCCATATGGGCATGACGCCCTCGGAATACCAGAAACGGCGATTGTGCTGCGATTATAAGACCGCCGCCCTATAG